Proteins encoded in a region of the Populus alba chromosome 13, ASM523922v2, whole genome shotgun sequence genome:
- the LOC118040558 gene encoding ALBINO3-like protein 2, chloroplastic isoform X1, whose translation MTASNLMLSALRRSRPLSTLSRLLANPNPNSNSNSLTSQPAIPSRNSLASFHFPSCQSFSTRTDDDSDFLASESPTASEPINFKLDAITEGVVNGSNVFEESIFPVGALLESCHDLTGLPWWIIIASSTLAMRMTLFPLLVLQMYKIKQISLCFPKLPPLLPPPLSGRSYWEQITIFRKERRAICCPPFSWFLAYLSVQCPCFLLWMTSIRRMSLNNHPGFDCGGTLWFQNLTEFPHGGLAFIFPLLIAGLHYVNVQLSFDISSIQNTGGLLGLLSKYYKYYLIFLTLPMFFIGYCIPQGSLVYWITNSSFTIIQQVSLKHPVVGVKLGLLDKDSPKPPAISEEMVTPESVSLDSPTKWRKVSPENLSPDELLALSVQLLSSGHRDRAISMLQMALKKDPNHIKALIVMGHTLLQEGLHAEATDHLERAISKLFLAGHPTTEDVNHLILTLQWAGVACISQGNKAAGIVHLERVASLEEPEDPKSKAHYFDGLLLLASALSREGRKAEAVKYLRLVVAYDPSRKDFLEECENDEDSFVGDLVSSRRGDY comes from the exons ATGACAGCTTCCAATCTTATGCTCTCCGCCCTCCGTCGCTCTCGTCCTCTCTCCACTCTCTCTCGTCTCCTCGCAAACCCTAATCCTAACTCTAACTCTAACTCGCTCACTTCACAACCAGCAATACCATCTCGCAACTCACTCGCCTCTTTTCATTTCCCCTCCTGTCAATCCTTCTCGACTCGTACAGATGACGACTCCGATTTTTTGGCTTCTGAGTCACCTACCGCGTCAGAACCTATCAATTTTAAACTCGATGCTATAACGGAGGGAGTGGTCAATGGTAGTAATGTTTTTGAAGAGTCGATTTTTCCGGTTGGTGCGTTGCTTGAGTCGTGTCATGATCTCACTGGCCTCCCTTG GTGGATAATCATTGCTTCATCAACATTGGCAATGAGAATGACGTTGTTCCCTTTACTCGTTTTGCAAATGTACAAGATAAAGCAAATCTCACTGTGTTTTCCTAAAT TGCCTCCTCTATTGCCACCACCTCTATCAGGAAGGAGCTATTGGGAACAAATTACAATTTTTAGAAAGGAAAGACGAGCGATTTGCTGCCCCCCATTTTCATGGTTTCTCGCATACCTTTCTGTACAG TGCCCTTGCTTTCTCTTGTGGATGACCAGTATTCGAAGAATGTCTTTGAATAATCATCCCGGGTTTGATTGT GGTGGCACTCTATGGTTTCAAAATTTGACTGAATTTCCTCATGGTGGTTTGGCCTTCATCTTTCCACTCCTTATTGCAGGCTTGCACTATGTTAATGTTCAG ctctCCTTTGATATATCTTCTATTCAAAACACGGGTGGCCTGCTGGGCTTATTATCTAAA TACTACAAGTATTATCTGATATTTTTGACGCTGCCTATGTTTTTCATTGGTTACTGCATTCCACAG GGAAGTCTAGTCTATTGGATTACAAATAGTTCATTTACTATAATCCAG CAAGTGTCTCTCAAACATCCTGTTGTGGGTGTTAAATTGGGGTTACTCGACAAGGATTCTCCAAAACCCCCTGCAATTTCTGAAGAAATGGTTACACCAGAATCGGTGTCTTTGGATTCACCAACAAAGTGGCGCAAGGTTTCGCCGGAAAATTTATCACCTGATGAACTACTAGCA CTGTCAGTTCAATTGTTATCCAGTGGGCATAGAGACAGAGCTATTTCTATGTTGCA AATGGCACTTAAAAAGGACCCTAACCACATAAAGGCTTTAATTGTAATGGGGCATACTCTACTGCAAGAAGGACTCCATGCAGAGGCTACTGACCATTTGGAGCGTGCCATTTCCAAG CTCTTTCTTGCTGGCCATCCGACAACTGAAGATGTCAATCATCTAATCCTTACGTTGCAATGGGCAGGTGTTGCCTGTATAAGTCAG gGAAATAAGGCCGCAGGGATTGTGCACCTAGAAAGGGTGGCTAGTCTAGAAGAACCAGAGGACCCTAAAAGCAAAGCCCACTACTTTGATGGTTTGTTATTGCTTGCGAG TGCTCTAAGTAGGGAAGGTCGAAAAGCTGAGGCTGTCAAGTATCTGCGATTAGTTGTTGCTTATGATCCTTCTCGCAAGGATTTCTTGGAAGAGTGTGAAAACGACGAGGACAGTTTTGTTGGCGATCTTGTTAGCAGCAGGAGAGGAGATTACTGA
- the LOC118040558 gene encoding ALBINO3-like protein 2, chloroplastic isoform X2 gives MTASNLMLSALRRSRPLSTLSRLLANPNPNSNSNSLTSQPAIPSRNSLASFHFPSCQSFSTRTDDDSDFLASESPTASEPINFKLDAITEGVVNGSNVFEESIFPVGALLESCHDLTGLPWWIIIASSTLAMRMTLFPLLVLQMYKIKQISLCFPKLPPLLPPPLSGRSYWEQITIFRKERRAICCPPFSWFLAYLSVQCPCFLLWMTSIRRMSLNNHPGFDCGGTLWFQNLTEFPHGGLAFIFPLLIAGLHYVNVQLSFDISSIQNTGGLLGLLSKYYKYYLIFLTLPMFFIGYCIPQQVSLKHPVVGVKLGLLDKDSPKPPAISEEMVTPESVSLDSPTKWRKVSPENLSPDELLALSVQLLSSGHRDRAISMLQMALKKDPNHIKALIVMGHTLLQEGLHAEATDHLERAISKLFLAGHPTTEDVNHLILTLQWAGVACISQGNKAAGIVHLERVASLEEPEDPKSKAHYFDGLLLLASALSREGRKAEAVKYLRLVVAYDPSRKDFLEECENDEDSFVGDLVSSRRGDY, from the exons ATGACAGCTTCCAATCTTATGCTCTCCGCCCTCCGTCGCTCTCGTCCTCTCTCCACTCTCTCTCGTCTCCTCGCAAACCCTAATCCTAACTCTAACTCTAACTCGCTCACTTCACAACCAGCAATACCATCTCGCAACTCACTCGCCTCTTTTCATTTCCCCTCCTGTCAATCCTTCTCGACTCGTACAGATGACGACTCCGATTTTTTGGCTTCTGAGTCACCTACCGCGTCAGAACCTATCAATTTTAAACTCGATGCTATAACGGAGGGAGTGGTCAATGGTAGTAATGTTTTTGAAGAGTCGATTTTTCCGGTTGGTGCGTTGCTTGAGTCGTGTCATGATCTCACTGGCCTCCCTTG GTGGATAATCATTGCTTCATCAACATTGGCAATGAGAATGACGTTGTTCCCTTTACTCGTTTTGCAAATGTACAAGATAAAGCAAATCTCACTGTGTTTTCCTAAAT TGCCTCCTCTATTGCCACCACCTCTATCAGGAAGGAGCTATTGGGAACAAATTACAATTTTTAGAAAGGAAAGACGAGCGATTTGCTGCCCCCCATTTTCATGGTTTCTCGCATACCTTTCTGTACAG TGCCCTTGCTTTCTCTTGTGGATGACCAGTATTCGAAGAATGTCTTTGAATAATCATCCCGGGTTTGATTGT GGTGGCACTCTATGGTTTCAAAATTTGACTGAATTTCCTCATGGTGGTTTGGCCTTCATCTTTCCACTCCTTATTGCAGGCTTGCACTATGTTAATGTTCAG ctctCCTTTGATATATCTTCTATTCAAAACACGGGTGGCCTGCTGGGCTTATTATCTAAA TACTACAAGTATTATCTGATATTTTTGACGCTGCCTATGTTTTTCATTGGTTACTGCATTCCACAG CAAGTGTCTCTCAAACATCCTGTTGTGGGTGTTAAATTGGGGTTACTCGACAAGGATTCTCCAAAACCCCCTGCAATTTCTGAAGAAATGGTTACACCAGAATCGGTGTCTTTGGATTCACCAACAAAGTGGCGCAAGGTTTCGCCGGAAAATTTATCACCTGATGAACTACTAGCA CTGTCAGTTCAATTGTTATCCAGTGGGCATAGAGACAGAGCTATTTCTATGTTGCA AATGGCACTTAAAAAGGACCCTAACCACATAAAGGCTTTAATTGTAATGGGGCATACTCTACTGCAAGAAGGACTCCATGCAGAGGCTACTGACCATTTGGAGCGTGCCATTTCCAAG CTCTTTCTTGCTGGCCATCCGACAACTGAAGATGTCAATCATCTAATCCTTACGTTGCAATGGGCAGGTGTTGCCTGTATAAGTCAG gGAAATAAGGCCGCAGGGATTGTGCACCTAGAAAGGGTGGCTAGTCTAGAAGAACCAGAGGACCCTAAAAGCAAAGCCCACTACTTTGATGGTTTGTTATTGCTTGCGAG TGCTCTAAGTAGGGAAGGTCGAAAAGCTGAGGCTGTCAAGTATCTGCGATTAGTTGTTGCTTATGATCCTTCTCGCAAGGATTTCTTGGAAGAGTGTGAAAACGACGAGGACAGTTTTGTTGGCGATCTTGTTAGCAGCAGGAGAGGAGATTACTGA
- the LOC118040558 gene encoding ALBINO3-like protein 2, chloroplastic isoform X3 produces the protein MTASNLMLSALRRSRPLSTLSRLLANPNPNSNSNSLTSQPAIPSRNSLASFHFPSCQSFSTRTDDDSDFLASESPTASEPINFKLDAITEGVVNGSNVFEESIFPVGALLESCHDLTGLPWWIIIASSTLAMRMTLFPLLVLQMYKIKQISLCFPKLPPLLPPPLSGRSYWEQITIFRKERRAICCPPFSWFLAYLSVQCPCFLLWMTSIRRMSLNNHPGFDCGGTLWFQNLTEFPHGGLAFIFPLLIAGLHYVNVQLSFDISSIQNTGGLLGLLSKYYKYYLIFLTLPMFFIGYCIPQGSLVYWITNSSFTIIQQVSLKHPVVGVKLGLLDKDSPKPPAISEEMVTPESVSLDSPTKWRKVSPENLSPDELLALSVQLLSSGHRDRAISMLQMALKKDPNHIKALIVMGHTLLQEGLHAEATDHLERAISKLFLAGHPTTEDVNHLILTLQWAGVACISQCSK, from the exons ATGACAGCTTCCAATCTTATGCTCTCCGCCCTCCGTCGCTCTCGTCCTCTCTCCACTCTCTCTCGTCTCCTCGCAAACCCTAATCCTAACTCTAACTCTAACTCGCTCACTTCACAACCAGCAATACCATCTCGCAACTCACTCGCCTCTTTTCATTTCCCCTCCTGTCAATCCTTCTCGACTCGTACAGATGACGACTCCGATTTTTTGGCTTCTGAGTCACCTACCGCGTCAGAACCTATCAATTTTAAACTCGATGCTATAACGGAGGGAGTGGTCAATGGTAGTAATGTTTTTGAAGAGTCGATTTTTCCGGTTGGTGCGTTGCTTGAGTCGTGTCATGATCTCACTGGCCTCCCTTG GTGGATAATCATTGCTTCATCAACATTGGCAATGAGAATGACGTTGTTCCCTTTACTCGTTTTGCAAATGTACAAGATAAAGCAAATCTCACTGTGTTTTCCTAAAT TGCCTCCTCTATTGCCACCACCTCTATCAGGAAGGAGCTATTGGGAACAAATTACAATTTTTAGAAAGGAAAGACGAGCGATTTGCTGCCCCCCATTTTCATGGTTTCTCGCATACCTTTCTGTACAG TGCCCTTGCTTTCTCTTGTGGATGACCAGTATTCGAAGAATGTCTTTGAATAATCATCCCGGGTTTGATTGT GGTGGCACTCTATGGTTTCAAAATTTGACTGAATTTCCTCATGGTGGTTTGGCCTTCATCTTTCCACTCCTTATTGCAGGCTTGCACTATGTTAATGTTCAG ctctCCTTTGATATATCTTCTATTCAAAACACGGGTGGCCTGCTGGGCTTATTATCTAAA TACTACAAGTATTATCTGATATTTTTGACGCTGCCTATGTTTTTCATTGGTTACTGCATTCCACAG GGAAGTCTAGTCTATTGGATTACAAATAGTTCATTTACTATAATCCAG CAAGTGTCTCTCAAACATCCTGTTGTGGGTGTTAAATTGGGGTTACTCGACAAGGATTCTCCAAAACCCCCTGCAATTTCTGAAGAAATGGTTACACCAGAATCGGTGTCTTTGGATTCACCAACAAAGTGGCGCAAGGTTTCGCCGGAAAATTTATCACCTGATGAACTACTAGCA CTGTCAGTTCAATTGTTATCCAGTGGGCATAGAGACAGAGCTATTTCTATGTTGCA AATGGCACTTAAAAAGGACCCTAACCACATAAAGGCTTTAATTGTAATGGGGCATACTCTACTGCAAGAAGGACTCCATGCAGAGGCTACTGACCATTTGGAGCGTGCCATTTCCAAG CTCTTTCTTGCTGGCCATCCGACAACTGAAGATGTCAATCATCTAATCCTTACGTTGCAATGGGCAGGTGTTGCCTGTATAAGTCAG TGCTCTAAGTAG